In Streptomyces sp. NBC_01551, one DNA window encodes the following:
- a CDS encoding putative leader peptide, with amino-acid sequence MTGNDVRLWRRVHMDLLRYAGCVCRPSC; translated from the coding sequence ATGACCGGCAACGACGTACGCCTGTGGCGGAGGGTTCACATGGACCTGCTCCGCTACGCGGGCTGCGTGTGTCGCCCTTCCTGCTGA